In a genomic window of Variovorax paradoxus:
- a CDS encoding sigma 54-interacting transcriptional regulator: protein MSTSGARLLVVDDDPDMLRLLSMRLSSAGYQVTAVTSAETALTQLEIEHPQLVLSDVRLPGRDGLALFDEIRKRHPSLPVILLTAHGTIPDAVEATARGVFTYLTKPYDGRELLDKIAQALALGAPATVPSKTGDDSWRVDIVSRSNRMAELLAEARMVAKSDASVLLRGDSGAGKEMLARAIHKASARADKPFVAVNCGAIPEALLESELFGHMKGAFTDAHANHKGLFQQADGGTLLLDEIGDMPPALQVKLLRVLQERAVRPLGASQSIEVDVRIISATHRDLDAAMEAGQFREDLYYRLNVVTLTLPPLSARREDIPLLANHFLQKLSTKYGKRLSGFAPEALKALTTAAWPGNVRQLYNVVEQVCALSSSPLIPLALVQRALRVPTVEVQTYAEAKQRFEREYLVGLLKLTDGNVADAARLADRNRTEFYRLLQKHELTPGHFKADAVAPGGEGVADERRP from the coding sequence ATGAGTACTTCGGGCGCCCGCCTGTTGGTCGTCGACGACGATCCGGACATGCTGCGGCTGCTGTCGATGCGGCTGAGCTCGGCGGGCTACCAGGTCACGGCCGTGACCTCGGCCGAGACGGCGCTCACGCAGCTCGAGATCGAGCATCCGCAGCTCGTGCTCAGCGACGTGCGCCTGCCCGGGCGCGACGGCCTGGCGCTTTTCGACGAGATCCGCAAGCGCCATCCCTCGCTGCCGGTGATCCTGCTGACCGCGCACGGCACCATCCCCGACGCGGTGGAAGCCACCGCGCGCGGCGTCTTCACCTACCTCACCAAGCCCTACGACGGGCGCGAGCTGCTCGACAAGATCGCCCAGGCGCTCGCGCTGGGCGCGCCGGCCACGGTGCCGAGCAAGACCGGCGACGACAGCTGGCGCGTCGACATCGTGAGCCGCAGCAACCGCATGGCCGAGCTGCTGGCCGAGGCGCGCATGGTCGCCAAGTCCGACGCCTCGGTGCTGCTGCGCGGCGACTCGGGCGCCGGCAAGGAGATGCTGGCGCGCGCCATCCACAAGGCCAGCGCGCGCGCCGACAAGCCCTTCGTGGCGGTCAACTGCGGCGCCATCCCCGAGGCGCTGCTCGAGTCCGAGCTGTTCGGCCACATGAAGGGCGCCTTCACCGACGCCCACGCCAACCACAAGGGCCTGTTCCAGCAGGCCGACGGCGGCACCCTGCTGCTCGACGAGATCGGCGACATGCCGCCCGCGCTGCAGGTCAAGCTGCTGCGCGTGCTGCAGGAGCGCGCTGTGCGTCCGCTGGGCGCCAGCCAGTCGATCGAGGTCGACGTGCGCATCATCTCGGCCACCCACCGCGACCTCGACGCCGCGATGGAGGCCGGCCAGTTCCGCGAGGACCTCTACTACCGGCTCAACGTGGTGACGCTCACGCTGCCGCCGCTGTCGGCGCGCCGCGAGGACATCCCGCTCCTGGCCAACCACTTCCTGCAGAAGCTCTCGACCAAGTACGGCAAGCGGCTGTCGGGCTTCGCGCCCGAGGCCCTGAAGGCGCTGACCACCGCGGCCTGGCCCGGCAACGTGCGCCAGCTCTACAACGTGGTCGAGCAGGTCTGCGCGCTGTCGAGCTCGCCGCTGATCCCGCTGGCGCTGGTGCAGCGGGCGCTGCGCGTGCCGACCGTGGAGGTCCAGACCTATGCCGAGGCCAAGCAGCGCTTCGAGCGCGAATACCTGGTCGGCCTGCTGAAACTGACCGACGGCAACGTGGCCGACGCGGCCCGCCTGGCCGACCGCAACCGCACCGAGTTCTACCGTCTGCTGCAGAAGCACGAGCTCACGCCGGGCCACTTCAAGGCCGACGCTGTCGCTCCGGGTGGCGAGGGTGTCGCTGACGAGCGACGCCCCTAA
- a CDS encoding two-component sensor histidine kinase — MAKRSIRGSFQQLLLFAFLLITALLVGVALRSVLQYDTLMTQSRDAAARALRLSGAAQSLAERSAAMERAGRQSLVLNDSVLRRRFDDAAREAHGVLERLEKNGLAPASTEAWRTQLGVIEGLMSGNADSALQRESTMAMQFRELDALNTNIAQQAQFLIEMQNDALSKRIENARRRLMREVVAASVLAVSLALAFGIWLARPFKRLEHAIVGLGQNRLDEPIDIRGPADVRRVSQQLEWLRLRLTELDADKARFLRHVSHELKTPLAALREGVSLLEDGVTGALNPAQLEVAQILNQNTVALQGQIEALLRFNAAAFEARELRRERTDLLPLIEEQIEAQRLQWQAHGLTVRAEGERIALTVDRTKLGTAIANLLSNAIRFSARGGTITLVVSGTPEAVRIDVNDAGPGIAEGDRDRIFEPFYRGERQPEHAVKGTGIGLSIVQEYIAAHGGRIALLPEGPGARFRIELPRTG; from the coding sequence ATGGCGAAACGATCGATACGGGGCTCGTTCCAGCAGCTCCTGCTGTTCGCCTTCCTGCTGATCACCGCGCTGCTGGTGGGCGTGGCGCTGCGCTCGGTGCTGCAGTACGACACATTGATGACGCAAAGCCGCGACGCCGCGGCGCGCGCGCTGCGGCTGTCGGGCGCGGCCCAGTCGCTGGCCGAGCGCAGCGCGGCGATGGAGCGCGCCGGGCGCCAGTCGCTGGTGCTCAACGACTCGGTGCTGCGGCGCCGCTTCGACGACGCCGCGCGCGAGGCCCATGGCGTGCTCGAGCGGCTCGAGAAGAACGGCCTGGCGCCCGCCAGCACCGAGGCCTGGCGCACCCAGCTCGGCGTGATCGAGGGCCTGATGAGCGGCAACGCCGACAGCGCGCTGCAGCGCGAGAGCACGATGGCGATGCAGTTCCGCGAGCTCGACGCGCTCAACACCAACATCGCGCAGCAGGCCCAGTTCCTGATCGAGATGCAGAACGACGCGCTGTCCAAGCGCATCGAGAACGCGCGCCGCCGGCTGATGCGCGAGGTGGTCGCGGCCAGCGTGCTCGCGGTGTCGCTGGCGCTGGCCTTCGGCATCTGGCTGGCGCGGCCGTTCAAGCGGCTCGAGCACGCCATCGTCGGCCTGGGCCAGAACCGGCTCGACGAGCCGATCGACATCCGCGGCCCAGCCGACGTGCGGCGCGTGTCGCAGCAGCTCGAATGGCTGCGGCTGCGGCTGACCGAGCTCGACGCCGACAAGGCGCGCTTCCTGCGCCATGTCTCGCACGAACTGAAGACGCCGCTGGCGGCGCTGCGCGAGGGCGTGTCGCTGCTGGAGGACGGCGTGACCGGCGCGCTGAACCCGGCGCAGCTCGAGGTGGCGCAGATCCTGAACCAGAACACGGTGGCGCTGCAGGGCCAGATCGAGGCGCTGCTGCGCTTCAACGCGGCCGCCTTCGAGGCGCGCGAACTGCGCCGCGAGCGCACCGACCTGCTGCCGCTGATCGAGGAGCAGATCGAGGCGCAGCGGCTGCAGTGGCAGGCCCACGGCCTCACGGTGCGCGCCGAGGGCGAACGCATCGCGCTCACGGTCGACCGCACCAAGCTCGGCACCGCGATCGCCAACCTGCTGTCGAACGCGATCCGCTTCTCGGCGCGCGGCGGCACCATCACCCTCGTGGTCTCGGGCACGCCCGAGGCGGTGCGCATCGACGTCAACGACGCCGGCCCGGGCATCGCCGAGGGCGACCGCGACCGCATCTTCGAGCCCTTCTACCGCGGCGAACGCCAACCGGAGCATGCGGTCAAGGGCACGGGCATCGGACTTTCCATCGTGCAGGAGTACATTGCAGCCCATGGGGGCCGCATCGCCCTGCTGCCCGAGGGGCCCGGCGCGCGTTTCCGCATCGAGCTGCCGCGCACGGGCTGA
- the miaB gene encoding tRNA (N6-isopentenyl adenosine(37)-C2)-methylthiotransferase MiaB, with product MTAKKVFIKTFGCQMNEYDSDKMADVLHAAQGYEPTQNVDEADLILFNTCSVREKAQEKVFSDLGRVKHLKARGVKIGVGGCVASQEGNAIIARAPYVDIVFGPQTLHRLPEMLAERERLDRPQVDISFPEIEKFDHLPPARVEGATAFVSIMEGCSKYCSYCVVPYTRGEEVNRPLDDVLVEIAGLADQGVREVTLLGQNVNAYRGRMGDTAEIADFALLIEYVAEIPGIERIRYTTSHPNEFTPRLIEAYAKVPQLVSHLHLPVQHGSDRILMAMKRGYTAMEYKSTVRKLRAIRPELALSSDFIVGFPGETEADFDKMMKLIDDCQFDASFSFIFSPRPGTPAAALHDDTPHEVKLARLQKLQAVIDGNVKRFGEALVGSTQRVLVEGASRRDASELMGRTACNRVVNFEGDARLVGHMTDIRITRSLAYTLRGEVPTRESAPAAGALA from the coding sequence ATGACCGCCAAGAAAGTCTTCATCAAAACCTTCGGCTGCCAGATGAACGAGTACGACTCGGACAAGATGGCCGACGTGCTCCATGCCGCGCAGGGCTACGAGCCGACGCAGAACGTCGACGAGGCCGACCTGATCCTGTTCAACACCTGCTCGGTGCGCGAGAAGGCGCAGGAAAAAGTGTTCTCCGACCTGGGCCGCGTCAAGCACCTGAAGGCGCGCGGCGTGAAGATCGGCGTCGGCGGCTGCGTGGCCAGCCAGGAGGGCAACGCCATCATCGCGCGCGCGCCCTACGTCGACATCGTGTTCGGCCCGCAGACCCTGCACCGGCTGCCCGAGATGCTGGCCGAGCGCGAGCGGCTCGACCGCCCGCAGGTCGACATCAGCTTTCCCGAGATCGAGAAGTTCGACCACCTGCCGCCCGCGCGCGTGGAAGGCGCCACCGCCTTCGTGTCGATCATGGAAGGCTGCTCCAAGTACTGCAGCTACTGCGTGGTGCCCTACACGCGCGGCGAGGAGGTCAACCGGCCGCTCGACGACGTGCTGGTCGAGATCGCCGGCCTGGCCGACCAGGGCGTGCGCGAGGTCACGCTGCTGGGCCAGAACGTCAATGCCTACCGCGGCCGCATGGGCGACACGGCCGAGATCGCCGACTTCGCGCTGCTGATCGAGTACGTGGCCGAGATCCCCGGCATCGAGCGCATCCGCTACACCACCAGCCACCCGAACGAGTTCACGCCGCGGCTGATCGAGGCCTATGCCAAGGTGCCGCAGCTCGTGAGCCATCTGCACCTGCCGGTGCAGCACGGCAGCGACCGCATCCTGATGGCGATGAAGCGCGGCTACACCGCCATGGAATACAAGAGCACGGTGCGCAAGCTGCGCGCGATCCGGCCCGAGCTCGCGCTGTCGAGCGACTTCATCGTCGGCTTCCCGGGCGAGACCGAGGCCGACTTCGACAAGATGATGAAGCTGATCGACGACTGCCAGTTCGACGCCAGCTTCAGCTTCATCTTCAGCCCGCGCCCCGGCACGCCGGCCGCTGCGCTGCATGACGACACGCCGCACGAGGTCAAGCTGGCGCGGCTGCAGAAGCTGCAGGCCGTGATCGACGGCAACGTGAAGCGCTTCGGCGAGGCGCTGGTGGGCAGCACCCAGCGCGTGCTGGTGGAAGGCGCCTCGCGCCGCGACGCGAGCGAACTCATGGGCCGCACGGCCTGCAACCGGGTCGTCAACTTCGAAGGCGACGCGCGGCTCGTGGGCCACATGACCGACATCCGCATCACGCGCTCGCTGGCCTACACGCTGCGCGGCGAAGTGCCCACGCGCGAGAGCGCGCCCGCCGCCGGGGCGCTCGCCTGA
- a CDS encoding efflux RND transporter periplasmic adaptor subunit, whose product MKKNAVIALVGVSIVAAAGWWWSGSGERAAAKSAKGPAAAPTALVTLATAVRQDVPVTVQVNGSVVSLNSVDLRPQVTNTVDVVHVKEGQFVKQGQLLFTLDDRNDQANLARAQAQQKRDEATLADLERQYKRSQELLAQNFISKSATDATLSQLEAQRAAVAADRAAVQSAQVALSYTKLRAPIAGRIGAVNIYPGTLVQPTLSLVTVTQLDPIAVSFPVPEANLQDLLAAARTRSRVEAVVTGRKDTLQGTLNFVDNTVDPQIGTVRAKAVFDNADQSLWPGQFVGTRITVRTLEGVTVVPAAALMMLPEGTSLYVVDKERNASRRKVKTLHTFGTRVAVSGVEPGEQVVIEGSQNVRPNGKVRIDDKPRGDAPATPAAPGGTTGVTPGSAASSEGVDIRSVQRERA is encoded by the coding sequence ATGAAGAAGAACGCAGTCATCGCCCTCGTGGGCGTGTCGATCGTCGCCGCCGCGGGATGGTGGTGGAGCGGCTCGGGCGAGCGCGCCGCGGCGAAGAGCGCCAAGGGGCCGGCCGCCGCGCCCACCGCGCTGGTCACGCTCGCCACCGCCGTGCGCCAGGACGTGCCGGTCACGGTGCAGGTCAACGGCAGCGTGGTCTCGCTCAACAGCGTCGACCTGCGCCCGCAGGTGACCAACACGGTCGACGTGGTGCACGTGAAGGAAGGCCAGTTCGTGAAGCAGGGGCAGCTACTCTTCACGCTCGACGACCGCAACGACCAGGCCAACCTGGCGCGCGCCCAGGCCCAGCAGAAGCGCGACGAGGCCACGCTGGCCGACCTCGAGCGCCAGTACAAGCGCAGCCAGGAATTGCTGGCGCAGAACTTCATCTCCAAGAGCGCGACCGATGCCACGCTGTCGCAGCTCGAGGCGCAGCGCGCGGCGGTCGCGGCCGACCGCGCCGCGGTGCAGTCGGCCCAGGTGGCGTTGAGCTACACCAAGCTGCGCGCGCCGATCGCGGGCCGCATCGGCGCCGTCAACATCTACCCGGGCACGCTGGTGCAGCCCACGCTGTCGCTGGTCACGGTCACGCAGCTCGACCCGATCGCCGTGAGCTTCCCCGTGCCCGAGGCCAACCTGCAGGACCTGCTGGCCGCCGCGCGCACCCGCTCGCGCGTCGAGGCCGTGGTCACCGGCCGCAAGGACACGCTGCAGGGCACGCTCAACTTCGTCGACAACACGGTCGACCCGCAGATCGGCACCGTGCGCGCCAAGGCCGTGTTCGACAACGCCGACCAGAGCCTGTGGCCCGGCCAGTTCGTCGGCACCCGCATCACGGTGCGCACGCTCGAGGGCGTCACGGTGGTGCCGGCGGCGGCGCTGATGATGCTGCCCGAGGGCACCTCGCTCTACGTGGTGGACAAGGAGCGCAACGCGAGCCGCCGCAAGGTGAAGACGCTGCATACCTTCGGCACCAGGGTCGCGGTCAGCGGCGTCGAGCCCGGCGAGCAGGTCGTGATCGAGGGCAGCCAGAACGTGCGGCCCAACGGCAAGGTGCGCATCGACGACAAGCCGCGCGGCGACGCGCCCGCGACCCCGGCCGCGCCCGGCGGCACCACGGGCGTGACGCCCGGCAGCGCGGCGTCGTCCGAGGGCGTCGACATCCGCTCGGTCCAGCGGGAACGCGCATGA
- a CDS encoding efflux RND transporter permease subunit gives MNISELCIRRPAMTVLLSAAVVVVGIFAYFSIPVAALPSYNTPVINVNAQLPGASPDTMASSVALPLEKQFSTIPGLQTISSVNTQGVTSLTLEFVSSRDIDAAAVDVQAALLRAQRQLPQELTQLPSYRKVNPADAPVLFIALISPSMNPSELNDYAENLISPTLSTIDGVAQVGVYGRKAFAVRIKANADLLNARNITLDELARAVNSANANTPVGVLDGPRQTLTIQANQQLTRAADFAKLIVGQRNGAPVRLDEVATIEDSFESVKTASSFNGQSSISLAVQRQPNANTVQVVDAVRALIPRFKAELPQSVEIQMVNDRSLSIREAVHDVQLTLLGTIALVVLVIFLFLHRLVATLIPAATIPISLIGAVALLYAFGYSLDNVSLLGITLAVGLVVDDAIVVLENIMRYVEKGMDPLAASLRGAREVGFTIVSISISLVAVFIPIFFMPGVIGLLFHEFAVVVALAVLVSAIVSLTLVPMLASRLLKQVPRPEGGARHDHEEEHPEPGTAIGRAFERGYRWVHGSYMRTLDWTLAHRGLMLLMAGATFVVTAWLFITIPKGFFPEEDIGQIQITTEAAEDISFTAMKALQDRVSDALMADPSVDYVSSFVGVGGPTATQNSGRLFAVLKARGERPKMSKVLESLRQRFREIPGIAVYMQPVQNLRLGGRQSKARFQYTLQSVNAGEMVPWATRLMERMRADPDFRDVTSDSQNRGLQATLKIDRDKAGVLGVAVGDLRTALYNAYGDRQIGSIYAASNTYQVILSAADNDRQFEDDVSRLSVRSTTGRLVPLSAFSSIERTVGPTSVNHQGQLQAVTVSFNLGPDVPLGNATAKIDRFKEELKMPQSIITTYGGDAAVFQSSQSSQAVLLVLAVLVIYVLLGVLYESYIHPITILAGLPSAAVGALISLKIFGFDLTLIATIGILLLIGIVKKNAIMMIDFALDAQRTEGLQPVEAIREACRLRFRPILMTTLAALMGALPLALGLGAGAELRQPLGVAVVGGLIFSQVITLYITPAIYLALDRYSGSGPMVDLPKEAQAEVSHA, from the coding sequence ATGAACATTTCAGAGCTGTGCATCCGCCGTCCCGCGATGACGGTGCTGCTGTCCGCGGCCGTCGTGGTGGTGGGCATCTTCGCCTACTTCAGCATCCCGGTCGCGGCGCTGCCCAGCTACAACACGCCCGTCATAAACGTCAATGCGCAGCTGCCGGGCGCCAGTCCCGACACCATGGCGAGCTCGGTCGCGCTGCCGCTCGAGAAGCAGTTCTCGACCATCCCGGGCCTGCAGACCATCAGCTCGGTCAATACCCAGGGCGTGACCTCGCTCACGCTCGAGTTCGTCAGCAGCCGCGACATCGACGCCGCCGCGGTCGACGTGCAGGCCGCGCTCCTGCGCGCGCAGCGCCAGCTGCCGCAGGAGCTCACGCAGCTGCCCTCGTACCGCAAGGTCAACCCGGCCGATGCGCCGGTGCTGTTCATCGCGCTGATCTCGCCGTCGATGAACCCCTCGGAGCTCAACGACTACGCCGAGAACCTGATCTCGCCCACGCTGTCGACCATCGACGGCGTGGCGCAGGTGGGCGTGTACGGCCGCAAGGCCTTCGCGGTGCGCATCAAGGCCAATGCCGACCTGCTCAACGCGCGCAACATCACGCTCGACGAGCTCGCGCGCGCGGTCAACTCGGCCAACGCCAACACGCCCGTCGGCGTGCTCGACGGCCCGCGCCAGACGCTCACCATCCAGGCCAACCAGCAGCTCACGCGCGCGGCCGACTTCGCCAAGCTGATCGTCGGCCAGCGCAACGGCGCGCCGGTGCGGCTCGACGAGGTCGCGACCATCGAGGACAGCTTCGAGTCGGTCAAGACCGCCAGCAGCTTCAACGGCCAGAGCTCGATCTCGCTGGCCGTGCAGCGCCAGCCCAATGCCAACACGGTGCAGGTGGTCGACGCGGTGCGCGCGCTGATCCCGCGCTTCAAGGCCGAGCTGCCGCAGTCGGTCGAGATCCAGATGGTCAACGACCGCTCGCTGTCGATCCGCGAGGCGGTGCACGACGTGCAGCTCACGCTGCTGGGCACCATCGCGCTGGTGGTGCTGGTGATCTTCCTGTTCCTGCACCGACTGGTCGCCACGCTGATCCCGGCCGCCACCATCCCGATCTCGCTGATCGGCGCGGTGGCGCTGCTCTATGCCTTCGGCTACAGCCTCGACAACGTCTCGCTGCTGGGCATCACGCTGGCCGTGGGCCTGGTGGTGGACGACGCGATCGTGGTGCTCGAGAACATCATGCGCTACGTCGAGAAGGGCATGGACCCGCTGGCGGCCTCGCTGCGCGGCGCGCGCGAGGTGGGCTTCACCATCGTCTCGATCTCGATCTCGCTGGTGGCGGTGTTCATCCCGATCTTCTTCATGCCGGGCGTGATCGGCCTCTTGTTCCACGAGTTCGCGGTGGTGGTGGCGCTGGCGGTGCTGGTGTCGGCGATCGTCTCGCTGACCCTGGTGCCGATGCTCGCGAGCCGGCTGCTCAAGCAGGTGCCGCGGCCCGAGGGCGGCGCGCGCCACGACCATGAAGAAGAGCATCCCGAGCCCGGCACCGCGATCGGCCGCGCCTTCGAGCGCGGCTACCGCTGGGTGCATGGCAGCTACATGCGCACGCTCGACTGGACCCTGGCGCACCGCGGGCTGATGCTGCTGATGGCCGGCGCCACCTTCGTTGTCACCGCCTGGCTGTTCATCACGATCCCCAAGGGCTTCTTCCCCGAGGAGGACATCGGCCAGATCCAGATCACGACCGAGGCCGCCGAGGACATCTCCTTCACCGCCATGAAGGCGCTGCAGGACCGCGTGTCCGACGCGCTGATGGCCGACCCCAGCGTCGACTACGTGAGCTCCTTCGTCGGCGTGGGCGGCCCCACCGCCACGCAGAACTCGGGCCGGCTGTTCGCGGTGCTCAAGGCGCGCGGCGAGCGGCCGAAGATGTCGAAGGTGCTCGAGTCGCTGCGCCAGCGCTTCCGCGAGATCCCCGGCATCGCCGTCTACATGCAGCCGGTGCAGAACCTGCGCCTGGGCGGGCGCCAGAGCAAGGCGCGCTTCCAGTACACGCTGCAGAGCGTGAACGCCGGCGAGATGGTGCCCTGGGCCACGCGGCTGATGGAACGCATGCGCGCCGACCCCGACTTCCGCGACGTGACCAGCGACTCGCAGAACCGCGGCCTGCAGGCCACGCTGAAGATCGACCGCGACAAGGCCGGCGTGCTCGGCGTGGCCGTGGGCGACCTGCGCACCGCGCTCTACAACGCCTACGGCGATCGCCAGATCGGCAGCATCTACGCGGCCAGCAACACCTACCAGGTGATCCTCTCGGCGGCCGATAACGACCGCCAGTTCGAGGACGACGTCTCGCGCCTGTCGGTGCGCAGCACCACCGGCCGGCTGGTGCCGCTGTCGGCCTTCTCGAGCATCGAGCGCACCGTGGGCCCGACCTCGGTCAACCACCAGGGCCAGCTGCAGGCGGTGACGGTGTCGTTCAACCTCGGCCCCGACGTGCCGCTGGGCAACGCCACCGCCAAGATCGACCGCTTCAAGGAAGAGCTCAAGATGCCGCAGTCGATCATCACCACCTACGGGGGCGATGCCGCGGTGTTCCAGAGCTCGCAGTCCAGCCAGGCCGTGCTGCTGGTGCTCGCGGTGCTGGTCATCTACGTGCTGCTGGGCGTGCTCTACGAGAGCTACATCCATCCGATCACCATCCTCGCGGGCCTACCCTCGGCAGCGGTGGGCGCCTTGATCTCGCTGAAGATCTTCGGCTTCGACCTCACGCTGATCGCGACCATCGGCATCCTGCTTCTGATCGGCATCGTGAAGAAGAACGCGATCATGATGATCGACTTCGCGCTCGACGCGCAGCGCACCGAGGGCCTGCAGCCGGTGGAGGCGATCCGCGAGGCCTGCCGGCTGCGCTTCCGCCCGATCCTGATGACCACGCTGGCCGCGCTGATGGGCGCGCTGCCGCTCGCGCTGGGCCTGGGCGCCGGCGCCGAGCTGCGCCAGCCGCTGGGCGTGGCGGTGGTGGGCGGGCTGATCTTCTCGCAGGTGATCACGCTCTACATCACGCCCGCGATCTACCTCGCGCTCGACCGCTACAGCGGCAGCGGGCCGATGGTCGACCTGCCGAAGGAAGCGCAGGCCGAGGTCTCGCACGCCTGA
- a CDS encoding LysR family transcriptional regulator — translation MSLTLRQLKYFSAVAEAGRISHAALQLNISQSAVTTAIRELEEMLGQQLFERHPHGVELTKGGRRFLSHAYAVLAAADEAQRMPHEDAAVQGELTIAASYTVLGYFLPHHLQRFEQLHPQVTLKVHEVAREAIEEGLITRRYDLGVVLTSNVVLRELSLETFFGSQRRLWVPAKHPLLDKAEVTLADVAAEPYIMLTVDEAAATALKYWGRTPHQPKVRLRTSSVEAVRSTVANGGGVTVLSDMVYRPWSLEGKRIETINLRDPIPTMNIGLGWKQGVEFSPAMTALRDYFRQLFLDPASARQGRGRA, via the coding sequence ATGTCCCTGACCCTTCGCCAGCTCAAGTACTTCTCGGCGGTGGCCGAGGCCGGCCGCATCTCGCACGCGGCGCTGCAGCTCAACATCTCGCAGTCGGCCGTGACCACCGCGATCCGCGAACTCGAGGAGATGCTGGGCCAGCAGCTGTTCGAGCGCCATCCGCACGGCGTGGAACTGACCAAGGGCGGGCGCCGCTTCCTGAGCCATGCCTACGCGGTGCTGGCCGCGGCCGACGAGGCGCAGCGCATGCCGCATGAGGACGCCGCCGTGCAGGGCGAGCTGACCATCGCCGCGAGCTACACGGTGCTGGGCTACTTCCTGCCGCACCACCTGCAGCGCTTCGAGCAGCTGCATCCGCAGGTCACGCTGAAGGTGCACGAGGTGGCGCGCGAGGCGATCGAGGAAGGGCTGATCACGCGGCGCTACGACCTCGGCGTGGTGCTGACCTCGAACGTGGTGCTGCGCGAGCTCTCGCTCGAGACCTTCTTCGGCTCGCAGCGGCGGCTGTGGGTGCCGGCCAAGCACCCGCTGCTCGACAAGGCCGAGGTCACGCTGGCCGACGTGGCGGCCGAGCCCTACATCATGCTCACGGTCGATGAGGCCGCGGCCACCGCGCTCAAGTACTGGGGCCGCACGCCGCACCAGCCCAAGGTGCGGCTGCGCACCAGCTCGGTGGAGGCGGTGCGCAGCACGGTCGCCAACGGCGGCGGCGTGACGGTGCTGTCGGACATGGTCTACCGCCCGTGGTCGCTCGAGGGCAAGCGCATCGAGACCATCAACCTGCGCGACCCGATCCCCACCATGAACATCGGGCTGGGCTGGAAACAGGGCGTGGAGTTCTCGCCCGCGATGACGGCGCTGCGCGACTACTTCCGCCAGCTGTTCCTCGATCCCGCGTCGGCGCGGCAGGGGCGCGGGCGCGCCTGA
- a CDS encoding 5-oxoprolinase subunit PxpA gives MNKKRIDLNSDMGEGFGPWTIGDGVDAELMPLISSANIATGFHAGDPNIMRRMVALAREHGVGIGAHPGFRDLVGFGRRHIQAPAEELVNDMVYQLGALREFARLEGLALQHIKPHGALYMHAARDEALSRTLVEALQRIEPGLRLFCMESSVTCRVARELGQPVVREFYADRDYDLSGSIVFTRRVGALDPEAVAAKVLRACTEGTVRTVEGEDLAIGFDSVCIHSDTPGALALVQATRRALAAHGIEVAGLAAQG, from the coding sequence GTGAACAAGAAGCGGATCGATCTGAACTCCGACATGGGCGAGGGCTTCGGCCCCTGGACCATCGGCGATGGCGTCGACGCGGAACTGATGCCGCTGATCAGTTCGGCCAACATCGCCACCGGCTTCCATGCCGGCGATCCGAACATCATGCGTCGCATGGTCGCGCTGGCGCGCGAGCACGGCGTGGGCATCGGCGCGCACCCGGGCTTTCGCGACCTCGTGGGCTTCGGCCGGCGCCACATCCAGGCGCCGGCCGAGGAACTGGTCAACGACATGGTCTACCAGCTCGGCGCGCTGCGCGAGTTCGCGCGGCTCGAGGGGCTGGCGCTGCAGCACATCAAGCCGCACGGCGCGCTCTACATGCACGCGGCGCGCGACGAGGCGCTGTCGCGCACGCTGGTCGAGGCGCTGCAGCGCATCGAGCCCGGCCTGCGCCTGTTCTGCATGGAGTCCTCGGTCACCTGCCGCGTGGCGCGCGAGCTGGGCCAGCCGGTGGTGCGCGAGTTCTATGCCGACCGCGACTACGACCTGAGCGGCTCCATCGTCTTCACGCGGCGCGTCGGCGCGCTCGACCCCGAGGCGGTCGCGGCCAAGGTGCTGCGCGCCTGCACCGAGGGCACGGTGCGCACGGTCGAGGGCGAGGACCTGGCCATCGGCTTCGACTCGGTCTGCATCCACAGCGACACGCCCGGTGCGCTTGCGCTGGTGCAGGCCACGCGGCGCGCGCTGGCCGCGCATGGCATCGAGGTTGCAGGGCTCGCCGCGCAGGGCTGA
- a CDS encoding biotin carboxyl carrier domain-containing protein: MSATHEVLSPLPGTFYRRSAPDAPPFKSEGDTVAVGDVLGLVEVMKQFSEVTADAAGRLLRFAVENAEPVDPGQPLAVIETA; this comes from the coding sequence ATGTCCGCTACCCATGAAGTCCTGAGCCCGCTGCCGGGCACCTTCTACCGCCGCTCGGCGCCCGACGCGCCGCCGTTCAAGTCCGAGGGCGACACGGTGGCCGTGGGCGACGTGCTGGGCCTGGTCGAGGTGATGAAGCAGTTCAGCGAAGTGACGGCCGACGCGGCCGGCCGCCTGCTGCGCTTCGCGGTCGAGAACGCCGAGCCGGTCGATCCGGGCCAGCCGCTGGCCGTGATCGAGACCGCCTGA